Proteins encoded by one window of Salmonirosea aquatica:
- a CDS encoding DoxX family protein — protein MIRRIFSPPTLPDPASWGVLILRVGMGFFMATHGYDKLSSYLGGNSGFADPIGLGEETSLILTIFSEFFCALLLMLGLFTRAALIPLLIGMLVVSFVVHGGEPLSEREHALMFAVAFVAIFLTGPGRYSADQVLFK, from the coding sequence ATGATTCGAAGAATTTTCAGTCCACCTACCCTACCCGATCCCGCCAGTTGGGGCGTCCTGATTCTGCGCGTGGGCATGGGTTTCTTCATGGCCACCCACGGCTACGATAAGCTCAGCAGTTACTTGGGCGGCAATAGTGGCTTTGCCGATCCCATTGGCTTGGGAGAAGAAACTTCTCTGATCTTGACTATTTTCAGCGAATTCTTCTGCGCGCTGCTGCTCATGCTAGGACTATTCACGCGGGCGGCCCTCATTCCGCTGCTGATCGGTATGCTGGTGGTCAGTTTCGTAGTGCATGGCGGCGAACCATTGAGCGAGCGGGAACACGCCCTGATGTTTGCCGTCGCATTCGTAGCGATTTTCCTAACAGGTCCGGGCCGCTATTCGGCCGATCAGGTACTTTTCAAGTAG